In Archangium violaceum, the following are encoded in one genomic region:
- a CDS encoding aldo/keto reductase has translation MKYANLGHTGLKVSRICLGCMSYGTSKWRPWVLDEEASQPFFRRAVEAGINFFDTADMYSLGVSEEVTGRALRKYARMEEVVLATKVYNPMGDGPNMRGLSRKHIVQGCEASLKRLGVETIDLYQLHRMDPETPLEETLGALDQLVRQGKVRYIGASSSAAWKFAKALSLSERNGWARFVSMQNHYNLVYREEEREMMPLCEEEGIGVIPWSPLARGLLAGTRKSLDDKQSTTRSGSDAFANALYDNPHDWDVVEAVKKVASARGSKPAEVSLAWLLSKPAVVAPIIGATKLEHLEDALRSLDVKLTPDEVKVLEAPYKPHEVRGH, from the coding sequence ATGAAGTACGCCAACCTGGGTCATACCGGTCTGAAGGTGTCCCGCATCTGTCTGGGGTGCATGAGTTACGGCACCTCGAAGTGGCGCCCTTGGGTGCTGGACGAGGAGGCCTCGCAGCCGTTCTTCCGCCGCGCGGTGGAGGCGGGCATCAACTTCTTCGACACCGCGGACATGTATTCATTGGGGGTCAGTGAAGAGGTCACCGGCCGCGCCCTGCGCAAGTATGCGCGGATGGAGGAGGTGGTACTCGCCACCAAGGTCTACAACCCGATGGGAGACGGGCCGAACATGCGAGGACTGTCTCGCAAGCACATCGTGCAGGGGTGCGAGGCCAGCCTGAAGCGGCTCGGGGTGGAGACGATCGATCTGTACCAGCTCCACCGGATGGATCCGGAGACGCCGCTGGAGGAAACGCTGGGCGCGTTGGACCAGCTCGTGCGGCAGGGAAAGGTCCGCTACATCGGCGCGAGTTCCTCGGCGGCGTGGAAGTTCGCCAAGGCGCTGAGCCTCTCGGAGCGCAACGGCTGGGCGCGCTTCGTGTCGATGCAGAACCACTACAACCTCGTCTACCGCGAGGAGGAGCGCGAGATGATGCCCCTGTGCGAGGAGGAGGGCATCGGCGTCATCCCCTGGTCCCCGCTGGCGCGCGGGCTGCTGGCGGGCACGCGCAAGTCGCTGGATGACAAGCAGTCGACGACGCGCTCGGGCTCGGACGCGTTCGCCAACGCGCTCTACGACAACCCCCACGACTGGGACGTGGTGGAGGCGGTGAAGAAGGTGGCCTCCGCGCGGGGCAGCAAGCCCGCCGAGGTGTCCCTGGCGTGGCTGTTGTCGAAGCCCGCGGTGGTGGCACCCATCATCGGTGCCACGAAGCTGGAGCACCTGGAGGACGCGCTCCGCTCGTTGGACGTGAAGCTCACGCCGGACGAGGTGAAGGTGCTGGAGGCGCCCTACAAGCCGCACGAGGTCCGCGGGCACTGA
- a CDS encoding FHA domain-containing protein, which translates to MDEVIFLEVLDGDAVHARHRLERFPVTVGRGYANDIILDDPKVSTSHLRIERTEDGKLLVRDVGSRNGTFRVEPWAQLAELVLADDARVAVGDTVLRFRSRAHAVEITRVTAVPVAPRGRVFERPFAFPAMLAATVVAFLLQEYLTSYQKTDWGSLTVAVLVPVVAAFFWAGIWSVASKVARRQFHFGAHGTIASLGLLGALSIPLLLGTVVYGLALGPWVRWLYLLSYLGWMGCVFFWHVRYVSRAEPKRLATLLAIILVCFGVLTQLDSLLGDEDFSSSLDFDRTLLPPAFRVASAKPVDAFFDGTQDLQKEVDKLAKEAP; encoded by the coding sequence GTGGACGAAGTGATCTTCCTCGAGGTGCTGGACGGGGACGCGGTGCACGCGCGGCACCGCCTGGAGCGCTTCCCGGTGACGGTGGGGCGCGGCTACGCCAACGACATCATCCTGGACGACCCGAAGGTGTCCACCTCGCACCTGCGCATCGAGCGCACCGAGGACGGCAAGCTCCTGGTGCGGGACGTGGGCAGCCGCAACGGCACGTTCCGGGTGGAGCCCTGGGCGCAACTGGCGGAGCTGGTGCTCGCGGACGACGCGCGGGTGGCCGTGGGGGACACGGTGCTGCGCTTCCGGAGCCGCGCGCACGCGGTGGAGATCACCCGCGTCACGGCCGTCCCGGTGGCGCCCCGGGGCCGCGTCTTCGAGCGCCCCTTCGCATTCCCCGCGATGCTGGCCGCGACCGTGGTGGCCTTCCTCCTCCAGGAGTACCTGACGAGCTACCAGAAGACGGACTGGGGCTCGCTGACGGTGGCGGTGCTGGTGCCCGTGGTGGCGGCCTTCTTCTGGGCGGGCATCTGGTCCGTCGCGAGCAAGGTGGCGCGCCGGCAGTTCCACTTCGGCGCGCACGGCACCATCGCGAGCCTCGGCCTGCTGGGGGCGCTGTCCATTCCGCTGCTGCTGGGGACGGTGGTGTACGGACTGGCGCTGGGGCCGTGGGTGCGCTGGCTGTACCTGCTGAGCTACCTGGGATGGATGGGCTGCGTGTTCTTCTGGCACGTGCGCTACGTGTCCCGCGCGGAGCCGAAGCGGCTCGCCACCCTGCTGGCCATCATCCTGGTGTGCTTCGGCGTCCTGACGCAGCTGGACTCGCTGCTGGGCGACGAGGACTTCTCGTCCAGCCTGGACTTCGATCGCACGCTGCTGCCCCCCGCCTTCCGGGTGGCTTCCGCGAAGCCCGTGGACGCCTTCTTCGACGGCACCCAGGACCTCCAGAAGGAGGTCGATAAGCTCGCGAAGGAGGCGCCCTGA
- a CDS encoding S1C family serine protease, whose product MLTILLLAALAQVPAADDIPEDAPDAGSPAVVPPLPVASLPPATHELFERLKGRVAQVRIIERRSGTKSSIGSAFFVSAEGHAVTNFHVVSSIVQHPEDYTAELVRDGNDASAVPVRLVDVDVVHDLAVIQQSGPVKDWFELATKEPPQGTRLYAMGNPHDLGTTIVEGTYNGLVQDALYDKVHFSGAINPGMSGGPTVTGEGRVVGVNVATLGNQLGFLVPVVHARALLERARQVKESSPSALLAVVGSQLLDNQQRITERLLAEPLPTQQLGDYRVPGRWLPFLKCWGDTPHNPENPYTITNYQCSSEEDLYLSSDHRTGVVAYDHAAVASEQLGPLRFSSLYEATFSNDAGGVDATKEDVTNFRCKVSFVKVGGIPVRTALCLRAYKKFPGLYDLALRAATVNASTSGVQTSLDLAGFSADNARALARRYLEALAWTK is encoded by the coding sequence ATGTTGACGATCCTCCTCCTCGCCGCGCTGGCCCAGGTTCCGGCCGCGGACGACATCCCCGAGGACGCGCCGGACGCGGGCTCGCCGGCCGTCGTCCCCCCGCTGCCCGTGGCCTCGCTGCCTCCCGCCACCCATGAGCTCTTCGAGCGGCTCAAGGGCCGCGTGGCCCAGGTGCGCATCATCGAGCGGCGCAGCGGCACCAAGTCCTCCATCGGCTCGGCCTTCTTCGTGAGCGCCGAGGGGCACGCCGTCACCAACTTCCACGTCGTCTCCAGCATCGTCCAGCACCCGGAGGACTACACCGCCGAGCTGGTGCGCGATGGGAATGACGCGTCGGCCGTCCCCGTGCGGCTGGTGGATGTGGACGTGGTGCACGACCTGGCCGTCATCCAGCAGAGCGGGCCCGTGAAGGACTGGTTCGAACTGGCGACGAAGGAGCCTCCGCAGGGCACCCGGCTGTACGCCATGGGCAACCCGCATGACCTGGGCACCACCATCGTCGAGGGCACCTACAACGGCCTGGTGCAGGACGCCCTCTACGACAAGGTGCACTTCAGCGGCGCCATCAACCCCGGCATGAGCGGTGGTCCCACCGTGACGGGCGAGGGCAGGGTGGTGGGCGTCAACGTGGCCACGCTGGGCAACCAGCTCGGCTTCCTGGTGCCGGTGGTGCATGCCCGCGCGCTGCTGGAGCGGGCGCGTCAGGTGAAGGAGAGCAGCCCCTCGGCGCTGCTGGCCGTGGTGGGCTCGCAGTTGCTGGACAACCAGCAGCGCATCACCGAGCGCCTGCTGGCCGAGCCCCTGCCGACGCAGCAGCTCGGCGACTACCGCGTGCCCGGCCGCTGGCTGCCCTTCCTCAAGTGCTGGGGCGATACCCCGCACAACCCCGAGAACCCGTACACCATCACCAACTACCAGTGCTCCTCCGAGGAGGATCTGTACCTGAGCTCGGACCACCGCACGGGCGTGGTCGCGTATGACCATGCCGCCGTGGCGAGCGAGCAGCTCGGGCCCCTGCGCTTCTCGTCGCTCTACGAGGCCACCTTCAGCAACGACGCGGGCGGCGTGGACGCCACCAAGGAGGACGTGACGAACTTCCGCTGCAAGGTGTCGTTCGTGAAGGTGGGCGGCATCCCCGTGCGCACGGCGCTGTGCCTGCGCGCCTACAAGAAGTTCCCCGGCCTGTATGACCTGGCGCTCCGGGCCGCCACCGTGAACGCGAGCACCTCGGGAGTCCAGACGAGCCTGGACCTGGCGGGGTTCTCCGCGGACAACGCACGCGCCCTCGCGCGCCGCTACCTGGAGGCGCTCGCGTGGACGAAGTGA
- a CDS encoding serine/threonine-protein kinase produces MTLIGRNIGRYRILEELGSGGMSIVYKGLDTTLDREVAVKVLHPHLAMKSESRRRFAREAKAVARLHHPNILEVFDFSAEGAQDAFLVTEYVRGRTLKEYLDELGRLELPELAAMMLHEIAAALAHAHESGVIHRDLKPENVMVREDGLLKLMDFGIAKLLDIEERMTVTGALVGSPAHMAPEIIEGHEVGPEADIFSLGTILYALIVGKLPFAAPNATATLKRILDGAYEDPRQRVPTLSDELAEICARCLSRDPSRRYPNAGKLRDALGDYLTGLGFARVGEELASFFADPPSYQKLMRPRIIATLLERGERMLVEKRTPRALACLNQVLALDAGNARAHALLAGLARERRIKQWRARGLKLGAGLLVVSVLGAGLHLLRRRAPDARPATVGVAPASVVLPTPKPKPATDPGVEKAPATEPSPLPPPAAVESSPPRRPQARVEPGRTEPVRLALVPASILVRPYGYIRVDDGQRSEQPLARHAVEVSPGRHTITITCDYCEDAQETIEVWPEGENVFRLRAQLKPSRLVFAYEPADAQVRVGDQVRTVRETQEHPFDIRSPSGPASFQHRVEYEVSHNGYLTEKRVALIEPGKSTTLRGSLVAE; encoded by the coding sequence ATGACGCTCATCGGCCGCAACATCGGGCGGTACCGCATCCTCGAGGAGCTGGGCTCCGGGGGCATGAGCATCGTGTACAAGGGGCTCGACACCACGCTGGATCGCGAGGTGGCGGTGAAGGTGCTGCACCCGCACCTGGCGATGAAGAGCGAGTCGCGCCGGCGCTTCGCGCGCGAGGCCAAGGCGGTGGCGCGGCTGCACCACCCCAACATCCTCGAGGTGTTCGACTTCTCGGCCGAGGGCGCGCAGGACGCCTTCCTGGTCACCGAGTACGTGCGGGGCCGCACCCTCAAGGAATACCTGGACGAGCTGGGCCGGCTGGAGCTTCCCGAGTTGGCGGCCATGATGCTGCACGAGATCGCCGCCGCGCTCGCGCACGCGCACGAGTCGGGCGTCATCCACCGCGATCTCAAGCCCGAGAACGTGATGGTGCGCGAGGACGGGCTGCTCAAGCTGATGGACTTCGGCATCGCCAAGCTGCTCGACATCGAGGAGCGGATGACCGTCACGGGCGCGCTGGTGGGCTCGCCGGCGCACATGGCCCCGGAGATCATCGAGGGCCACGAGGTGGGCCCCGAGGCCGACATCTTCTCGCTGGGCACCATCCTCTATGCCCTCATCGTCGGGAAGCTGCCCTTCGCGGCGCCCAACGCCACCGCGACGCTCAAGCGCATCCTCGACGGGGCCTATGAGGATCCGCGCCAGCGGGTGCCCACGCTCTCGGACGAGCTGGCGGAGATCTGCGCCAGGTGCCTGTCGAGGGATCCCTCCCGGCGCTACCCGAACGCGGGCAAGCTGCGCGACGCGCTGGGGGACTACCTGACGGGGCTCGGCTTCGCGCGCGTGGGCGAGGAGCTCGCCTCCTTCTTCGCGGACCCGCCCTCGTACCAGAAGCTGATGCGCCCGCGGATCATCGCCACGCTGCTCGAGCGCGGGGAGCGGATGCTCGTGGAGAAGCGCACGCCGCGGGCGCTCGCCTGTCTCAACCAGGTGTTGGCGCTGGATGCGGGCAACGCGCGCGCGCACGCGCTGCTGGCGGGACTGGCGCGGGAGCGCCGCATCAAGCAGTGGCGCGCCCGGGGGCTGAAGCTGGGCGCGGGCCTGCTGGTGGTCTCGGTGCTCGGCGCGGGCCTCCACCTGTTGCGTCGGCGCGCACCGGACGCGCGGCCCGCGACCGTCGGAGTCGCGCCCGCCTCGGTGGTGCTGCCCACCCCGAAACCCAAGCCCGCCACGGACCCTGGGGTGGAGAAGGCTCCGGCCACCGAGCCATCCCCTCTCCCTCCTCCGGCCGCCGTGGAGTCCTCACCTCCGCGCAGGCCCCAGGCGCGTGTGGAGCCCGGACGGACCGAGCCCGTCCGCCTCGCGCTGGTGCCCGCCTCCATCCTGGTGCGGCCCTATGGCTACATCCGCGTGGACGACGGTCAGCGCAGCGAGCAGCCACTGGCGCGGCACGCGGTGGAGGTGTCGCCCGGCCGGCACACCATCACCATCACCTGCGACTACTGCGAGGACGCCCAGGAGACGATCGAGGTGTGGCCCGAGGGGGAGAACGTCTTCCGCCTGCGCGCGCAGCTCAAGCCGTCGCGGCTCGTCTTCGCGTACGAGCCCGCGGACGCGCAGGTGCGCGTGGGGGACCAGGTGCGCACCGTGCGTGAGACGCAGGAGCATCCTTTCGACATCCGCTCGCCGAGTGGGCCGGCGAGCTTCCAGCATCGCGTGGAGTACGAGGTGAGCCACAACGGGTATCTCACCGAGAAACGCGTGGCGCTGATCGAGCCCGGGAAGTCCACCACGCTGCGCGGGTCCCTCGTCGCCGAATGA